The proteins below are encoded in one region of Fibrella aestuarina BUZ 2:
- a CDS encoding FtsK/SpoIIIE family DNA translocase: MAQPTTTDRRSTPPRQNTRRQERPEKGRREKEAAPSRNWSLPFERVRADERTNLTVGVLLMLLAVGLMVAFVSYLFSGPADQSLIGTDESVKEAGKDVQNWVGLLGAHIAYVFMFRWFGLGAMCLPIIVFLAGLKLTSGREPLPLARTTQFLLFLAVWTSLLLGYVVLATDAVSAGSVWCGGIGYEINRLLYSLLGFGSIVLIGFLGFAFIVFFFNVTQLSLGQRTQPVGAEAATERRGYGDANDTYEEAGNVPSDTLTDDDAQPNVPEPSYVTPSPIAPVDVPPPYTPSLPLTVNTYDAELDVSTPLDTQSSRPKTAADLAGLVLTVEDGTPLADTEQPNPVPPVQTPGFEPDMYDAGDLVAQHGLYDPTLDLPQYQYPTVDLLTNYPENQKAQVSADELEANKDRIVDTLGKFNIGIQRIHATIGPTVTLYEIVPADGVRISKIKSLEDDIALNLAALGIRIIAPMPGKGTIGIEVPNKNREMVSMRSMIVSEKFQKANMDLPVVLGKTISNEILAVDLAKMPHLLMAGATGQGKSVGLNVLLTSLLYKKHPAQLKFVLVDPKKVELTLFNKIERHFLAKLPDAEEAIITDTKKVVNTLNSLCIEMDNRYDLLKDAGVRNIKEYNAKFTNRKLNPERGHRYLPYIVLIIDELADLMMTAGKEVEQPIARLAQLARAIGIHLVVATQRPSVNVITGLIKANFPARLSFKVTSKIDSRTILDAGGAEQLVGMGDMLLSSNSDIIRLQCPFVDTNEIEEICEFVGAQRGYDDAYVLPEFYGDEATTQAEDKDVDLTNRDPMFDEAARLIVTHQQGSTSLIQRRLKLGYNRAGRLIDQLEKAGIVGPFEGSKARDVLVHDAAHLEEVLKSLG; encoded by the coding sequence ATGGCTCAGCCCACCACCACAGACCGCCGATCTACACCGCCCCGCCAGAATACGCGGCGGCAGGAGCGCCCCGAAAAAGGCCGGCGCGAAAAAGAGGCGGCTCCCAGCCGAAACTGGTCATTACCCTTCGAGCGGGTTCGGGCCGACGAACGGACCAACCTCACCGTAGGCGTACTGTTGATGCTGCTGGCCGTTGGGCTGATGGTTGCGTTTGTGTCGTATCTGTTTAGTGGTCCCGCCGATCAGAGCCTGATTGGCACCGACGAATCGGTGAAAGAAGCGGGTAAAGACGTGCAGAACTGGGTCGGGCTGTTGGGCGCCCACATTGCCTATGTATTCATGTTCCGCTGGTTTGGGCTAGGCGCCATGTGCCTGCCCATCATTGTTTTCCTGGCGGGTTTGAAACTTACGTCTGGTCGTGAGCCGCTACCGCTGGCCCGCACAACCCAGTTTTTGCTTTTTCTGGCCGTCTGGACGAGTTTGCTGTTGGGTTATGTAGTGCTGGCCACCGACGCAGTCAGCGCGGGTAGCGTCTGGTGTGGAGGCATCGGCTACGAAATCAACCGGCTGTTGTATAGTCTGCTGGGCTTTGGCAGCATTGTCCTGATCGGCTTTCTCGGGTTCGCCTTCATCGTCTTCTTTTTTAACGTCACCCAACTGTCACTCGGGCAACGTACCCAGCCTGTCGGCGCTGAGGCGGCGACCGAACGGCGCGGTTATGGGGATGCCAACGATACCTACGAGGAGGCTGGCAACGTACCCAGCGATACGCTGACCGACGACGACGCTCAGCCCAACGTACCTGAGCCTAGCTACGTAACACCCAGCCCCATCGCCCCCGTTGACGTACCGCCCCCATACACGCCATCGCTGCCGCTGACGGTCAATACCTACGACGCCGAACTGGACGTTTCGACGCCCCTCGACACCCAGAGCAGCCGCCCCAAAACTGCCGCCGACCTGGCCGGGCTGGTGCTGACAGTGGAAGATGGTACGCCGCTGGCCGACACCGAACAGCCTAATCCAGTACCGCCTGTACAGACGCCCGGTTTCGAGCCCGACATGTACGACGCGGGCGATCTGGTGGCGCAGCACGGCCTCTACGACCCCACGCTCGATCTGCCCCAGTACCAATACCCAACGGTCGACCTGCTCACCAATTACCCCGAAAACCAGAAAGCCCAGGTGTCGGCCGACGAACTGGAAGCCAACAAAGACCGCATCGTCGATACGTTGGGCAAATTCAACATCGGCATTCAGCGCATTCACGCCACCATCGGGCCCACCGTCACGCTGTACGAAATTGTGCCCGCCGACGGGGTACGTATTTCGAAGATCAAAAGCCTCGAAGACGACATCGCCCTGAACCTCGCGGCGCTGGGCATCCGGATCATCGCGCCCATGCCGGGCAAAGGCACTATCGGGATCGAGGTGCCCAACAAAAACCGCGAAATGGTATCGATGCGGTCGATGATCGTCAGCGAGAAATTCCAGAAGGCCAACATGGACCTGCCGGTGGTGCTGGGCAAGACCATCTCCAACGAAATTCTGGCGGTCGATCTGGCCAAGATGCCACACCTGCTGATGGCCGGCGCCACTGGCCAGGGTAAATCCGTTGGCCTGAACGTGCTGCTGACCAGCCTGCTTTACAAGAAACACCCGGCCCAGCTGAAGTTTGTACTGGTTGATCCCAAGAAGGTCGAACTGACTCTTTTCAACAAGATTGAGCGGCACTTCCTGGCCAAACTACCTGACGCCGAGGAGGCTATTATCACCGATACCAAAAAGGTGGTAAACACGCTGAATTCGCTCTGTATTGAGATGGACAACCGCTACGACCTGCTGAAAGATGCGGGCGTACGAAATATCAAAGAGTACAACGCCAAGTTCACCAACCGGAAGCTGAACCCCGAACGCGGCCATCGCTACCTGCCTTATATCGTCCTGATTATTGATGAGCTGGCCGACCTGATGATGACCGCCGGGAAGGAAGTCGAGCAGCCGATTGCCCGGTTGGCGCAGTTGGCGCGGGCCATCGGCATTCACCTCGTGGTGGCCACGCAGCGGCCCTCGGTCAACGTCATTACGGGTTTGATCAAAGCGAACTTCCCGGCGCGGCTGTCGTTTAAAGTGACGTCGAAAATCGATTCACGCACCATTCTCGACGCCGGTGGCGCCGAGCAGCTGGTAGGCATGGGTGATATGCTGCTGTCGTCCAACTCCGACATTATCCGGCTGCAATGCCCCTTTGTCGACACCAACGAAATCGAAGAAATCTGCGAGTTTGTGGGCGCGCAACGCGGCTACGACGACGCGTATGTACTGCCTGAATTCTACGGCGATGAGGCTACTACGCAGGCCGAAGACAAAGACGTGGATCTGACCAACCGCGACCCGATGTTCGACGAGGCCGCCCGCCTGATCGTGACGCATCAGCAGGGCAGTACGTCGCTCATTCAACGCCGCCTTAAGTTGGGCTATAACCGCGCCGGTCGCCTCATCGACCAGCTGGAGAA
- a CDS encoding SusC/RagA family TonB-linked outer membrane protein, whose product MKNILLLTVTLWAFVASSVFAQERRITGRVTSADENTPVPGASIQVKGTTRGAQSDADGNYSLVLPPNANVIVFSFVGLTSQEVNVGNQSVINVALSNDNRSLNEVVIVGYGTQQRRDVTGSAVSVKAAEIANLPVQSFEQAIQGRLAGVQATQASGKLGSGLQIRVRGAASISAGNEPLYVIDGIPVTSQDIGTTTTEPYSPLADIDPNDIESIDVLKDASASAIYGSRASNGVVLVTTKKGRAGRTNVNIGYYTGFSNPTRLRKFLNSAQYIELFSEAITNSGIAIDDQIDGFPGYGIDINSGYDEKWSEAAFRQGTINQLNFNVNGGTDKTQFYLSGSTNRQFGIIKANDFSRNNLLLNLTHTVSDRLSFGAKFSIARTINNKTPDDNDFANPVQLNAIPPLQPIYDPQSGLLNNQTLYYNALIETTDAFNRSISYRSFGNVNGTLRIAKGLSFRSEFGYDLLNQQEEIYRTRRTESGSPTGYGYQNNIRSINWTTNNTLNYQANFGQHAIDALAGFVYQEQNIQDASAQGRGFPNDQFKKIASAARIVGGSSTETGFSIESYLARINYRFREKYLLSLSGRYDGSSRFGANNRYGFFPAASVGWLINEEDFLKNNQTLSLLKLRASYGLTGNSEVSNFASRGLYSAIFYADQAGIRPTQLANPNLGWETSAQLDIGIEFGFLSNRINGQIDLYNKDTRDLLLNRPLPGINGFTSVFENVGSLRNRGVEFSLTTQNTVKALRWTTNLNFSMNRNQVTKLNGQPIEPGARLLGRVAVGEPLGYFYGKKFLGADPANGDALYEGPDGKPTNDYGAAVNTKLGDPNPDFIAGVTNTLTYKGIDLSFLFQGVFGNDLYNIAGFFQSVNADYYDNQTVDQLNRWRNPGDITMVPQARLYAGNGAGPSSRWIQDGTYVRLKTATLGYTLPKSLLRKVYMQSARVYVSGLNLLTFTKYTGYDPEVNTQYTSTSNQSANVTIGHDFYTPPQQRTITFGVNIGF is encoded by the coding sequence ATGAAGAACATCCTACTGTTAACAGTAACATTGTGGGCCTTTGTTGCTTCTTCCGTGTTCGCGCAGGAACGGCGCATTACGGGTAGGGTAACTTCTGCCGATGAGAACACGCCCGTACCCGGTGCGTCGATTCAGGTAAAGGGAACAACAAGGGGTGCCCAGTCCGATGCTGATGGTAATTACTCACTCGTGTTGCCACCCAATGCCAACGTCATTGTATTCAGTTTTGTGGGCCTGACAAGCCAGGAGGTCAACGTGGGCAACCAGTCGGTTATCAACGTTGCGCTGTCCAACGATAATCGCTCGCTCAACGAAGTCGTCATTGTAGGGTATGGTACGCAGCAGCGCCGCGACGTAACCGGCTCGGCGGTATCAGTGAAAGCCGCTGAAATTGCTAACCTGCCCGTACAAAGCTTCGAGCAGGCCATTCAGGGGCGGCTTGCCGGGGTGCAGGCCACGCAGGCCAGCGGTAAGCTCGGATCGGGTTTGCAGATCCGGGTACGTGGTGCCGCCTCTATTTCGGCGGGTAATGAACCGCTCTACGTAATCGACGGTATCCCCGTAACATCGCAGGACATCGGGACGACGACGACGGAGCCTTATAGCCCGTTGGCCGATATTGACCCGAATGATATCGAAAGTATCGACGTGCTGAAAGACGCCTCGGCCTCGGCCATTTACGGATCGCGGGCGTCAAACGGCGTTGTCCTGGTGACGACCAAAAAAGGACGCGCCGGCCGGACCAACGTGAACATCGGCTACTACACAGGCTTCAGCAACCCAACCCGGCTGCGGAAGTTTTTGAATAGCGCTCAGTACATTGAGCTGTTCTCGGAAGCAATCACGAACTCGGGCATCGCTATTGATGATCAGATCGATGGCTTCCCCGGCTATGGCATCGACATCAATTCGGGCTATGACGAAAAATGGTCAGAAGCAGCGTTTCGCCAGGGCACGATCAATCAGCTCAACTTTAACGTAAACGGAGGTACTGACAAAACGCAGTTTTACCTCAGTGGCTCAACCAACCGGCAGTTTGGTATTATCAAAGCCAACGATTTCAGCCGCAATAACCTGCTACTGAACCTGACCCATACGGTCAGCGACCGCCTGAGCTTTGGGGCTAAATTCTCGATTGCCCGGACCATCAACAACAAAACGCCGGACGACAACGACTTTGCCAACCCGGTGCAGTTGAATGCCATTCCGCCGTTGCAACCCATTTACGACCCGCAAAGCGGCCTGCTCAACAACCAGACGCTGTATTACAATGCGCTAATCGAGACAACCGACGCCTTCAACCGATCGATCTCGTACCGCTCGTTTGGTAACGTCAACGGAACATTGCGAATTGCCAAGGGATTGAGCTTCCGGAGTGAGTTTGGTTATGATCTGCTCAATCAGCAGGAAGAGATTTATCGGACGCGCCGCACCGAAAGCGGGTCGCCCACGGGTTACGGCTACCAGAACAACATCCGTAGCATCAACTGGACGACCAACAACACGCTGAATTACCAGGCTAACTTTGGGCAGCACGCCATCGACGCCTTGGCCGGTTTTGTGTACCAGGAGCAGAACATTCAGGATGCCAGCGCGCAGGGCCGTGGTTTCCCGAACGATCAGTTTAAAAAGATTGCCAGTGCCGCGCGGATCGTGGGGGGTAGCTCAACCGAAACGGGCTTCAGCATTGAGTCTTATCTTGCCCGGATCAACTACCGCTTCCGCGAGAAGTACTTGTTGAGCCTGTCAGGGCGATATGATGGGTCGAGCCGGTTCGGAGCCAACAACCGCTACGGGTTCTTCCCGGCGGCTTCAGTAGGCTGGCTGATCAACGAAGAAGATTTCCTGAAAAACAACCAGACGCTGAGCCTGCTGAAACTGCGCGCCAGCTACGGGCTGACGGGCAACTCCGAGGTGTCAAACTTCGCTTCGCGCGGCCTGTATTCGGCCATTTTCTACGCTGATCAGGCGGGTATCCGGCCCACGCAGCTGGCCAATCCCAACCTCGGCTGGGAAACATCGGCTCAGTTAGACATCGGTATCGAATTCGGCTTTTTGTCGAACCGCATCAACGGGCAGATCGATCTGTACAACAAAGACACGCGCGATCTGCTGCTGAACCGGCCGCTGCCGGGCATCAACGGCTTCACGTCGGTGTTTGAAAACGTGGGTAGCCTGCGTAACCGCGGAGTCGAATTCTCGCTGACGACGCAGAATACGGTGAAGGCCCTGCGCTGGACCACCAACCTCAACTTCTCGATGAACCGCAACCAGGTAACGAAACTCAACGGGCAACCGATTGAACCGGGCGCGCGTTTGCTGGGCCGGGTTGCCGTTGGCGAACCGCTGGGCTACTTCTATGGGAAAAAGTTTCTGGGTGCTGACCCCGCCAATGGAGATGCCTTGTATGAAGGGCCGGACGGGAAACCGACGAATGATTACGGTGCAGCCGTCAACACGAAGCTAGGTGACCCTAACCCGGACTTTATTGCGGGTGTTACCAACACGCTCACGTACAAAGGGATCGACCTGAGCTTCCTGTTCCAGGGTGTGTTCGGTAATGACCTGTATAACATCGCTGGCTTCTTCCAGTCGGTCAATGCCGACTATTACGATAACCAAACGGTCGACCAGTTGAACCGCTGGCGCAACCCCGGCGACATCACGATGGTGCCGCAGGCTCGGTTGTATGCGGGTAACGGTGCTGGTCCGTCGTCGCGCTGGATTCAGGACGGTACGTATGTTCGTCTGAAAACGGCTACGCTGGGCTATACTCTGCCCAAATCGCTGCTTCGTAAGGTGTACATGCAGTCGGCACGAGTGTACGTGTCGGGGCTAAACCTGCTGACGTTCACCAAGTACACGGGCTACGACCCTGAGGTGAACACCCAGTATACGTCGACCTCGAATCAGTCGGCCAACGTAACCATAGGTCATGACTTCTACACGCCGCCCCAACAGCGGACGATCACGTTCGGCGTCAACATTGGTTTTTAG